The Streptomyces cyaneogriseus subsp. noncyanogenus region ACACCACGGGGAGGTCCGGTTCACGGAACGTCAGCCCCGCGGCGACCGCGCGCAGTTCGTCCAGGACGGGCTCCATCAGCGGGGAGTGGAAGGCGTGGCTCACCGTCAGCCGCCGGGTCCGGCGGCCCAGCGCCGCGAAGTGCGCGGCGACCGCCTCCACCACGTCCAGGGCACCGGAGACGACCACCGACCCGGGCCCGTTCACCGCCGCGACGGAGGCGGCGCCGGTGTGCTCCGCCAGCAGCGGCACCACCTCGTCCTCGGCCGCCGCCACCGACACCATCGCGCCGCCCTCGGGCAGCGACTGCATCAGCCGGCCGCGCGCCGCCACCAGTGCGCAGGCGTCGGGCAGCGACAGCATGCCGGCGGCATGCGCCGCGGCCAGCTCGCCGACCGAGTGCCCGGCCAGCAGCCGGGGCCGCACCCCCCACTCCTCCAGCAGCCGGTACAGGGCCACCCCCACGGCGAAGGTCGCCGCCTGCGTGTAGAGGGTCCGGTCCAGCAGGTGCGCCTCGGCGCTCCCCGGCTCCGCCAGCAGCAGCGGGCGCAGCGGACGGTCCAGGCGGGGGTCCAGCTCCGCGCAGACGGCGTCCAGCGCCCGCGCGTAGGCGGGGAAGGCGTCGTACAGCTCCCGCCCCATCCCCGGGCGCTGGGCGCCCTGGCCGGTGAAGAGGAAGGCGGTGCGCACCTCGTCCGCCGTCCCCGTCACCGCCGCGGCGCCGGCCGAGCCCCGGGCCAGCCCGGCGAGCGCGTCCCGGAGTTCGTCCGGGTCCCCGGCGAGGACGACCGCGCGGTGCTCGAAGGCGGTACGGGTGGTGGCGAGCGCGGCCGCCAGGTCCTCCAGCGGCGGCTCGTCGCCGCGCAGCAGCCGCGCGTGCAGCCGCTCGGCCTGCGCCGGCAGCGCGCCGGGCGTCGCGGCCGACAGCAGCACGGGGACGACCGGCGACGGGGGCGGCGCCGCGGACGTCTCCTCCTCGACGGCGGGCGGTTCCTCCACGATGACGTGGGCGTTGGTGCCGCTGATGCCGAAGGAGGAGACGGCGGCCCGGCGCGGCCGTCCGGCGGCCGGCCATTCCTGTGCCTCGGTCAGCAGCCGTACGGCGCCCGCGTCCCAGTCCACCTTGGGCGTGGGCTCGTCCACGTGCAGGGTCCGCGGCATCCGGCCGTGCCGCATCGCCATGACCATCTTGATGATGCCGGCGGCCCCGGCGGCGGCCTGGGTGTGCCCGATGTTGGACTTCACCGAGCCCAGCCAGAGCGGGCGTTCGGCGTCCCGGCCCTGCCCGTAGGTGGCGAGCAGCGCCTGCGCCTCGATGGGGTCGCCGAGCGTGGTGCCGGTGCCGTGTCCCTCGACGGCGTCGACGTCGGCGGTGCTCAGACGGGCGTTGGCCAGGGCCTGTTCGATGACGCGCTGCTGGGAGGGGCCGTTGGGGGCGGTGAGGCCGTTGGAGGCGCCGTCCTGGTTGACGGCGGTGCCGCGGACGATCGCCAGCACTCGTATAACTTCGTATAATGTATGCTATACGAAGTTATTACGCCTGGCGCCGGACGGGCGGTGCAAGTCGTTCGCGGGCGCGGCCGACGGGACGGGCTGGGGCGAGGGTCGTAATAACTTCGTATTGCATACATTATACGAAGTTATACGAGGTCGCCCAGCCTGGTGCCGGTCCCGTGCGCCTCGACGGCGTCGACGTCGGCGGTGCTCAGACGGGCGGTGGCCAGGGCCTGGTCGATGACGCGCTGCTGGGAGGGGCCGTTGGGGGCGGTGAGGCCGTTGGAGGCGCCGTCCTGGTTGACGGCGGTGCCGCGGACGATCGCCAGCACCGGGTGGCCGTTGCGCCGCGCGTCCGACAGCCGCTCGACGACCAGCAGCGCCGAACCCTCGCCCCAGCCCGTCCCGTCGGCCGCGCCCGCGAACGACTTGCACCGCCCGTCCGGCGCCAGGCCCCGCTGCCGGGACAGCTCGACGAAGGTGGCCGGCGTCGCCATGATCGTCGCCCCGCCGGCCAGCGCCAGATCGCACTCGCCGTCCCGCAGCGCCTGCACCGCCAGGTGCAGCGCCACCAGCGACGACGAACAGGCCGTGTCCACCGTGACGGCCGGGCCCTCCAGCCCGAGCACGTACGAGATCCGCCCCGAGGCCACGCTGGCGGCCATCCCGGTGCTCAGGTACCCCTCCAGCTCGTCCGGCAGGACCCCCGGCCCGGAGGCGTAGTCGTGGTACATCAGCCCGGTGAACACCCCGGTCCGGCTGCCCCCGAGGGAGCGCGGATCGATGCCCGCGTACTCGAACGCCTCCCAGGCGGTCTCCAGGAGCAGCCGCTGCTGCGGGTCCATGGCGAGGGCCTCGCGCGGCGAGACCCCGAAGAACTCCGCGTCGAAACCGGCCGGTTCGTCCAGGAAGCCGCCCTCGCGGGCGTACGACGTGCCCGGCCGGCCGGGGTCCGGGTCGAACAGGGCCTCCAGGTCCCAGCCGCGGTCCGTGGGCATGCCCGTGACGGCGTCCCCGCCCCGCGCGACCAGCTCCCACAGCTCCTCCGGCGAGCCGACCCCGCCGGGCAGCCGGCAGGCCATGCCGACGATCGCCACCGGCTCGGTCTCCGCGGCCTCGAGCTGCTTGATACGCCGGTGCGCCTGGCGCAGATCGGCCGCCATCTTCTTGAGGTAATCAACCAGCTGAGCTTCGTTCGTCACCTGAGACCCGCCTGAGAGATCGGCAAACCGCGCACGTCAGGGGTCGAGGGTAGGGAGGAAACGCCCCTACGACGGCCCCCGCAGGCACCCCTCAACCCCCTCGTCCCGGCAATGCGGAACTAGGGGTTGGCGACAGGGGGGGAGGGCTCCCTAGGCTAGCCGCCAGAAAAGTGCCGATGGCCGTTTTCCGCGTTTCGGTGTCCCCGGCCGGATATTCGGTATCCCGGACCATTCCCCCACGGAGAGTGGAGCGAACCCCGCATGAGTGCCCCTGAGGTCGACACCGCCGCGCCGGAGAAGCCGGAATTCAGCAAGCCTTCGGCGCCGGAGAAGATGCGCGACCTGGACTTCCTGCTCGGCGACTTCCGTGCCGAGTGGACCAACCTGCTGGCCGACCCGGCCGACACCGGAATCGCCGAGTGGAACACCACGGCGACCTTTTCCGGGCACGCCTACGAAATGACGCAGTACGTCGCCCAGCACGATGTGAACGGCCGTTTCGTCTTCCAGTGGGACGGTGTGAACGAGAAGTTCACCGGCTACTACTACGACGACTGGGGAAACCGCGCCACGGTGGAGTGCGCGGGCTGGGAGGACGGTCATCTCGCCTTCGTCGGCGAATGCTTCGGCTTCGGCAAGTCGTTCCGTCTGAAGGAACGCTTCGAAATCGTCGACGAGAACCACTACGTCAAGCGCGGCTTCGTCCAGCTCGACGGTGCCGACTGGATGCCCGCCGACGAGATCCACTGCTACCGGGTGTAGCGCGGGGACGTGCCGGAACGGGAAGGTGCGGAAAGGGAACCCATGAGCCTTCTGTCAGAGGCGGTCGTCGCCGGGGCGCCGCCCGAGGAGCTGGAGCGCCTGCCGCTGCCCGACGAGTACACCGCCGCGTACCTGCGCGCCGAGGACGCGGAGATGTTCCGGGGGGTGGCCGACAAGGACGTGCGCAAGTCGCTGCGGGTCGGGCCCGTGGCGATGCCGGAGCCGGCGCCCGACGAGGTGCTCGTCGCCGTGATGGCGAGCGCGGTCAACTACAACACCGTGTGGTCGGCGATCTTCGAACCCATCCCGACCTTCCGCTTCCTGCGCCAGTTCGCCGCGCAGGGCGGCTGGGCGGCCCGGCACGACCTGCCGTACCACCAGGTGGGCTCCGACGGCGCCGGCGTGGTGGTGCGCACCGGGTCCGCGGTGCGGCACTGGAAGACCGGCGACCACGTGGTGGTGAGCTGCGTCCAGGCCGACGACCAGGAGGCGGCCACCCAGGCCGACGGCATGCTCGGCGCCGAGCAGCGCATCTGGGGCTTCGAGACCAACTTCGGCGGCCTGGCCCACTACGCGCTGGTCCGGGCCAGCCAGCTCATCCCCAAGCCCGCCCACCTGAGCTGGGAGGAGGCGGCCTGCAACCCGCTGTGCGCCGGCACCGCCTACCGGATGCTCGTCGGGGACCGGGGCGCCCGGCTCAAGCAGGGCGACGTCGTCCTCATCTGGGGCGCGGCCGGCGGCCTCGGCGCGTACGCGGTGCAGCTCGTCAAGAACGGCGGCGGCATCCCGGTCGGCGTGGTCAGCTCCCCGGCCAAGGCGGAGGCGGCCCGGCGGCTCGGCTGCGAGGTGGTGATCGACCGTCAGGAGATCGGGCTCGACGACCGCACCGGGGACGACCCGCGGGCGGTCATCGAGACGGGCAAGCGGCTCGGGCGCCTCATCCGCGAACGGGTGGGGGAGGACCCGCACATCGTCTTCGAGCACGTGGGCCGGGCCACCTTCGGGGTCTCGGTCTTCGTGGTGCGCCGCGGCGGCACGGTGGTGACCTGCGGGTCCAGCACGGGCTACCACCACACCTACGACAACCGCTACCTGTGGATGAAGCTGAAGCGCATCATCGGCAGCCACGCCGCCAACCTCCAGGAGCAGTGGGAACTGAACCGCCTGCTCTCGCTCGGGCACATCGTGCCGACGCTGTCCGCGGTCTACCCGCTGGCGGAGATCGGCGAGGCCGCGCGCTCGGTCCAGGAGAACCGCCACATCGGCAAGGTCGGCGTCCTGTGCCTGGCCACCGCCCCCGGCCAGGGCGTCACCGACCCCGCCCTGCGCGCCCGGGTGGGCGAGTCCCGCCTCAACGTCCTGCGCGAACTGCCGGACCCCCGCCCCTGAGAACCGGCCCGGCGACCACCGCCCGACCCGACGCCGGGCGCCCTCCGCCCGGCCCGTGACACCCCCGGGCCGGCCCGCCGGGAGCACCCCGGAACGCCCCGCCCCACCCCCACCGGCGCGGCGGCCGGGCGGCAACCCCCGCACGCCCCGCCCCGCCGCACCCCTCGCGCCACACTCGTATAACTTCGTATAATGTATGCTATACGAAGTTATTACGGTGGTGAAGGTGACGCGCGCGAGGGCGGCGTCGCGGTCGGCGGCGGTGATCCTCGTATAACTTCGTATAATGTATGCTATACGAAGTTATTACGCCCCGGCACCACCACCGGCCGCGACCGGCACGGCCCGGGGCGGCGGCCCACGGAGCCATGGCACCCCATGGCGCGCGGCCCCCCACGGGCGGGCGACGCCCCGCGTCCCCCGCCCGCCGGTACCCACGCGGCACACGGCCGCCGTACGGCACCCCGGGCGCAGCGTCGCGCACCGGTGCCCCGCCGCCGTCCCGTGCCGGCCAGGCCCCACCCCCACCACGGCCGGCGAAGGCCCGCCGCCGGACGCCCGTCGACGGAGCCGAGCGCCCCGCGGACGACGGCCGCGGACCGGCGTCGAAGGAGAACCCATGAGTACAACGACGGCCGGCTCCCCGATGGCGCACCCGCTGCGGACCACGGCGGACGCCGGGCCCGCGGGGGAGCGGCCCCGGCCCGAGGACACGGACGACGCCGCCGCGGCGGCCCGCGCGATCCTGCGGGTGGGCGTCGTCGGCTGCGGAGTGATGGGCGCGGGCCTGGCCGAGGTGTGCGCCCGGGCCGGCCGCGACGTGCGCGTCGCCGGCTCCGGCCCCGAGGGCCTGGCCCGGGGCCGCGCCCGGCTGGAGCGCTCGCTGGCCGCCGCCGTCCGCAAGGAGCGGATCACCGCCGCCGACCGCGACGCCGCCCTCGCGCGCGTCACCTTCACCACCGACCTCGGCGACCTGCGGGACCGGCAACTGCTGCTGGAGGCGACCCCCGAGCACGAGCCGACCAAGCTGCGCGTCTTCGCCGCCCTCGACGAGATCGTCGAGGACCCCGGGGCGATCCTGGCCACCAACACCTCCGCCCTGTCGATCATGCGGATCGCCGGTGCCACCGGCCGCCCCGGCCAGGTGCTGGGCCTGCACTTCTTCAACCCGGCCCCGGTGCTGCCCCTGGTCGAGGTGATCGGCTCCCTGCTCACCGCGGAGCGCACCCGCCGCGTCGCCGGGGAGTTCGTGACCTCGGTCCTCGGCAAGCAGGCCGTCCACGCCGCCGACCGGTCCGGCTTCGTGGTCAACGCCCTGCTGATCCCTTACCTCTTGTCGGCGATCCGGATGTACGAGTCCGGCTTCGCCGCGGCGGAGGACATCGACAAGGCGATGACGCTGGGCTGCTCCCACCCCATGGGCCCGCTGGCCCTGTCCGACCTCATCGGCCTGGACACCGTCGCGGCCATCGCCGACGCGCTGTACAAGGAGTTCGCGGAGCCCACCCACGCCGTACCGCCGCTGCTGTCGCGCATGGTCGACGCCGGTCTGCTGGGCCGTAAAACGGGCCGCGGTTTCTTCCGCTACTGACAGCCTGTCGACAGCGCCAAGGTAAGAATCTGACTAGAGCATTGCCAAGTCGTGGGGGAAGGAACCGCCCTAATACCACACAAAAAGGCGGCGATACTGCACAGACGTGCAGGGTCACTCTCATGCGTGACGGTAAGCACACCCTCAGGTAAAGACCTCATCAAATAGTTTGTGATACCGTTCACGAGAACCCCGGGAGTAGAGTCGGGCAGCCCGTTCAGCGGGCCGCCCGGACGAGGCACGCCTCTCCGTTCTCGGGCTAGGGTCGTCCCTCGACGACCGCACCATCCCCCACTCAGACTTCGCCGGAGGAGCTGCCGCCATGCAGTCCCACGACGTTCGAACGCTCCTGCACTGCTCACTGCCCACCGTCGCCGCGGGTGCCGTGGGAGTCGCCGTGAGTGCCGCCGTGGCCGGCGGCAAGGGTGCGATCGGCGCCGCCGCCGGCACTCTGCTGGTCGTGCTGTTCATGACCAGTGGTCTGGTCGTGCTGCAGCGCACCGCGCGCACGCTGCCCCACCTCTTCCAGATGATGGGGCTGCTGGTCTACACGACGCAGATCCTGCTGCTGATGGTCGTCCTGACCACGCTGCGGAGCACGTCCGCGTTCAACCCGAAGTGCTTCGCCTTCACGCTGCTCGCCGCCACCCTGGTATGGATCGGGGCCCAGGTGCGTGCCCATATGAAGGCCAAGATCCTCTACGTCGAGCCGGATTCCGCCCGGACCACATCGTGACCTGTAGGGCCGGTGTAAAGGGGCCTGCGCTCATTTGCTATGGTCTCGCCACAACTGCGGCAGAGCTGGCGCGGGCGGCAGCCGTGCCTGTGACGCCTCACGGCTCGGAGCCCAGTCGCCGCCCCCATATCCGCAAGTCCAGTCCAGTGCCGTTCCGCGGTCGTGTGCCGCGCCGACACATCGAGGTTGCCGTACCCATGCGCCACGCTGAAGGAGCTCCGGGTGAGTAACGCCAAGATGCTCGCCTTCGAGACCGACTGTCACATCTTCGAAGGGTGCGGTTTCCCGACCCCCGGCCTGCACTCCTTCCTCTTCAAGCCGATGTTCACGGTCGCCGGCATCGAGTTCAACAAGCCGATCTTGCTGGCCCTGTTGAGCACCGTCGTCGTCATCGGGTTCTTCTGGGCCGCTTTCCGCAAGCCGCAGATCATCCCCGGCAAGCTCCAGATGATCGGCGAGGCCGGCTACGACTTCGTCCGTCGCGGCGTCGTCTACGAGACGATCGGCAAGCGGGAGGGCGAGAAGTACGTCCCGCTCATGGTCTCGCTGTTCTTCTTCATCTGGATCATGAACCTGTGGGCGATCATCCCGCTCGCACAGTTCCCGGTCACCTCGGTCATCGCCTTCCCGGCCGGTCTCGCCGCCCTGGTGTACATCCTCTGGGTCAGCCTGACGTTCAAGCGGCACGGCTTCGTCGGGGGCTGGAAGAACATCACCGGCTACGACAAGTCGCTCGGCCCGGTGTTCCCGATGGTCATGTTCTTCGAGTTCCTGTCGAACCTGCTCATCCGGCCCTTCACGCACGCGGTCCGACTCTTCGCCAACATGTTCGCCGGGCACGTGCTGCTGTTGATCTTCACCATCGGCACCTGGTATCTGCTCAATGGCATCGGCATCGCCTACTCGGCCGTCTCGTTCGTGATGGTCATCGTGATGACGGTCTTCGAGCTCTTCATCCAGGCGCTCCAGGCCTACGTCTTCATCCTCCTGTCCTGTAGCTACATCCAGGGCGCGCTCGCCGAGCACCACTGAGCACCACAGACCCTCGTTCATCCGGTGGCCAACCCCCACCGGCCCGTGAATAAAGAAGGAAGAAACGGCATGTCCGCTCTCCAGACCCTCGCCGCGACCAACATCCAGGGCAACTTCGCTGCGATCGGCTACGGCCTGGCCGCCATCGGCCCCGGCATCGGCGTGGGCGTGATCTTCGGTAACGGTACGCAGGCCCTCGCTCGGCAGCCCGAGGCCGCCGGCCTGATCCGCCAGAACCAGATCCTGGGCTTCGTGCTCTGTGAGGCGCTCGCCCTGATCGGTCTGGTCATGGGCTTCGTCTACCCGGTGCCTTCCTGATCCGGTCCCGGCCGACGAGAAACTTCGACGGAAGGAACTGATGTGATCCCGCCCTTGGTACAGCTGGCGGCCGAGGAAGAGGCACAGAACCCTCTCATCCCCGCGATCCCCGAGCTCGTCATCGGCCTGATCGCCTTCGCGATCGTCTTCTTCGTCCTGGGCAAGAAGCTCCTTCCGAACATCAACAAGGTTCTGGAGCAGCGTCGCGAGGCCATCGAGGGCGGCATCGAGCAGGCCGACGCCGCGCGGACCGAAGCTCAGAGCGTCCTCGAGCAGTACAAGGCCCAGCTCGCCGAGGCCCGGCACGAGGCCGCGCGTCTGCGCCAGGAGGCGCAGGAGCAGGGCGCCGCGCTCATCGCCGAGATGCGCGCGGAAGGCCAGCGGCAGCGTGAGGAGATCATCGCCGCCGGTCACGCCCAGATCGAGGCCGACCGCAAGGCCGCCGCGTCCTCGCTGCGCCAGGACGTCGGCAAGCTCGCCACCGAGCTGGCCGGCAAGCTCGTCGGCGAGTCCCTCGAGGACCACGCCCGGCAGAGCCGCGTCATCGACCGGTTCCTCGACGAGCTGGACGACAAGGCGACGAAGGCCGAGGCCACGCGATGAACGGAGCGAGCCGCGAGGCCCTGGCAGCCGCGCGTGAGCGTCTCGACGCGCTGACGGACTCCACGTCCGTGGACGCGGCGCGGCTCGCCGACGAGCTGGCCGCCGTCACCGCGCTGCTGGACCGCGAGGTGTCGCTGCGTCGGGTCCTGACCGACCCGGCGCAGGCCGGCGAGGCCAAGGCCGAGCTGGTCCAGCGCCTGCTCGCCGCCCAGGTCAGCGGCCCGGCCGCCGACCTGGTGTCGGGCATGGTGCGTACCCGCTGGTCGCAGTCGCGCGATCTGGTGGACGCGCTGGAGGAGCTGGCGGACACCGCCGACCTCACCGCCGCGCAGAAGGACGGCACGCTCGACGACGTCGAGGACGAGCTGTTCCGGTTCGGCCGGATCGTCTCCGGCAGCACCGAGCTGCGGGCCGCGCTGACCGACCGCACGGCCACGGCCTCGGCCAAGGCCGCGCTGATGCACAGCCTGCTCGGCGGCCGGGCCAAGCCGGGCACCGAGCGTCTGGTCACGCGCCTCGTCACCGCGCCGCGGGGACGTAGCCTTGAGTCAGGACTGGAGTCCCTGTCCAAGCTCGCCGCCGACCGGCGCAACCGCATGGTCGCCGTCGTCACCTCGGCGGTGCCGCTGAGCGACATCCAGAAGCGGCGCCTGGGCGCCACCCTGGCCAAGCTCTACGGCCGCCCGATGCACCTCAGCCTCGACGTGGACCCCGAGGTCCTCGGCGGGATCCGGGTGCAGGTCGGCGACGAGGTCATCAACGGTTCCATCGCGGACCGCCTCGAGGACGCCGGCCGCCGCATGGCGAGCTAGCGACAGCGCGGCAACTGAACACGCAGTACGTACTTACGGCCCTGGTTGGGCCGTGCAGAGGATGCAAAGTTTCTGGGGGGAGCCCCCAGATCCCCCAAAGAAACTTCGGGCCCAACAAGGAGAGCAGGGAACTCAGATGGCGGAGCTCACGATCCGGCCGGAGGAGATCCGGGACGCGCTGGAGAACTTCGTCCAGTCGTACAAGCCGGACGCGGCCTCGCGCGAGGAGGTCGGTACGGTCACCCTTGCCGGCGACGGCATCGCGAAGGTCGAGGGTCTCCCCTCGGCCATGGCCAACGAGCTGCTGAAGTTCGAGGACGGCACCCTCGGCCTCGCCCTCAACCTCGAGGAGCGCGAGATCGGTGCCATCGTCCTCGGTGAGTTCAGCGGTATCGAGGAGGGTCAGCCGGTCACCCGCACCGGCGAGGTCCTGTCCGTCGCCGTGGGCGAGGGCTACCTCGGCCGTGTGGTCGACCCGCTCGGCAACCCGATCGACGGCCTCGGCGAGATCGAGACCGAGGGCCGCCGCGCCCTCGAACTGCAGGCCCCCACGGTCATGCAGCGCAAGTCGGTGCACGAGCCGATGGAGACGGGCTACAAGGCCGTCGACGCCATGACCCCGATCGGCCGTGGTCAGCGTCAGCTGATCATCGGCGACCGCCAGACCGGCAAGACCGCCCTGGCCGTCGACACGATCATCAACCAGCGTGACAACTGGCGCACCGGCGACCCGAAGAAGCAGGTCCGCTGCATCTACGTCGCCATCGGCCAGAAGGGCTCCACCATCGCGTCGGTCCGCCGCGCGCTGGAGGAGAACGGCGCGCTGGAGTACACGACCATCGTCGCCGCCCCGGCGTCCGACCCGGCCGGCTTCAAGTACCTGGCGCCGTACACCGGCTCGGCCATCGGCCAGCACTGGATGTACCAGGGCAAGCACGTCCTGATCATCTTCGACGACCTGTCGAAGCAGGCCGACGCCTACCGCGCGGTGTCCCTGCTGCTGCGCCGCCCGCCGGGCCGCGAGGCCTACCCGGGTGACGTCTTCTACCTGCACTCCCGGCTGCTGGAGCGCTGCGCCAAGCTCTCCGACGACATGGGTGCCGGCTCGATGACCGGTCTGCCGATCGTCGAGACCAAGGCCAACGACGTCTCGGCGTTCATCCCGACCAACGTCATCTCCATCACCGACGGCCAGTGCTTCCTGGAGTCGGACCTGTTCAACGCCGGTCAGCGCCCCGCGCTGAACGTCGGTATCTCCGTCTCGCGAGTCGGTGGTTCCGCGCAGCACAAGGCGATGCGCCAGGTCTCCGGCCGTCTGCGTGTCGACCTCGCCCAGTTCCGTGAGCTGGAGGCGTTCGCCGCCTTCGGTTCCGACCTGGACGCCGCGTCGAAGGCGCAGCTCGAGCGTGGTCAGCGCATGGTCGAGCTGCTGAAGCAGAACCAGTACGAGCCGATGGCCACCGAGGACCAGGTCGTCTCGATCTGGGCCGGTACCACGGGCCGTATGGACGACGTGCCGGTCGCCGACGTCCGCCGCTTCGAGAAGGAGCTGCTGGATTACCTGCACCGCAAGGAGCAGGGTCTGATGACCTCCATCAGGGAGGGCGCCAAGATGTCCGACGACACGATCCAGGCGATCGCGGACGCCGTCGCGGAGTTCAAGAAGCAGTTCGAGACGAGCGACGGCAAGCTGCTCGGCGAGGAAGCCTCGGCCGCTCCGAAGGCGACCAGCGCCTCCAAGTGACGTAAGGAAGGGACCTGACTCATGGGAGCTCAGCTCCGGGTCTACAAGCGTCGCATCCGATCCGTCACCGCGACCAAGAAGATCACGAAGGCGATGGAGATGATCGCCGCCTCGCGCGTCGTCAAGGCGCAGCGCAAGGTGGCGGCCTCCACGCCGTACGCGCGGGAACTGACCCGCGCGGTCACGGCGGTCGGTACCGGTTCGAACACCAGGCATGCGCTGACCACGGAGGCGGAGAACCCGACCCGTGCCGCGGTTCTGCTCCTCACGAGCGACCGCGGCCTGGCCGGCGCCTTCAACTCCAACGCCATCAAGGCGGCGGAGCAGC contains the following coding sequences:
- the atpA gene encoding F0F1 ATP synthase subunit alpha, yielding MAELTIRPEEIRDALENFVQSYKPDAASREEVGTVTLAGDGIAKVEGLPSAMANELLKFEDGTLGLALNLEEREIGAIVLGEFSGIEEGQPVTRTGEVLSVAVGEGYLGRVVDPLGNPIDGLGEIETEGRRALELQAPTVMQRKSVHEPMETGYKAVDAMTPIGRGQRQLIIGDRQTGKTALAVDTIINQRDNWRTGDPKKQVRCIYVAIGQKGSTIASVRRALEENGALEYTTIVAAPASDPAGFKYLAPYTGSAIGQHWMYQGKHVLIIFDDLSKQADAYRAVSLLLRRPPGREAYPGDVFYLHSRLLERCAKLSDDMGAGSMTGLPIVETKANDVSAFIPTNVISITDGQCFLESDLFNAGQRPALNVGISVSRVGGSAQHKAMRQVSGRLRVDLAQFRELEAFAAFGSDLDAASKAQLERGQRMVELLKQNQYEPMATEDQVVSIWAGTTGRMDDVPVADVRRFEKELLDYLHRKEQGLMTSIREGAKMSDDTIQAIADAVAEFKKQFETSDGKLLGEEASAAPKATSASK
- a CDS encoding F0F1 ATP synthase subunit delta; this translates as MNGASREALAAARERLDALTDSTSVDAARLADELAAVTALLDREVSLRRVLTDPAQAGEAKAELVQRLLAAQVSGPAADLVSGMVRTRWSQSRDLVDALEELADTADLTAAQKDGTLDDVEDELFRFGRIVSGSTELRAALTDRTATASAKAALMHSLLGGRAKPGTERLVTRLVTAPRGRSLESGLESLSKLAADRRNRMVAVVTSAVPLSDIQKRRLGATLAKLYGRPMHLSLDVDPEVLGGIRVQVGDEVINGSIADRLEDAGRRMAS
- a CDS encoding ATP synthase subunit C, with amino-acid sequence MSALQTLAATNIQGNFAAIGYGLAAIGPGIGVGVIFGNGTQALARQPEAAGLIRQNQILGFVLCEALALIGLVMGFVYPVPS
- a CDS encoding F0F1 ATP synthase subunit B, with protein sequence MPPLVQLAAEEEAQNPLIPAIPELVIGLIAFAIVFFVLGKKLLPNINKVLEQRREAIEGGIEQADAARTEAQSVLEQYKAQLAEARHEAARLRQEAQEQGAALIAEMRAEGQRQREEIIAAGHAQIEADRKAAASSLRQDVGKLATELAGKLVGESLEDHARQSRVIDRFLDELDDKATKAEATR
- the atpB gene encoding F0F1 ATP synthase subunit A, encoding MLAFETDCHIFEGCGFPTPGLHSFLFKPMFTVAGIEFNKPILLALLSTVVVIGFFWAAFRKPQIIPGKLQMIGEAGYDFVRRGVVYETIGKREGEKYVPLMVSLFFFIWIMNLWAIIPLAQFPVTSVIAFPAGLAALVYILWVSLTFKRHGFVGGWKNITGYDKSLGPVFPMVMFFEFLSNLLIRPFTHAVRLFANMFAGHVLLLIFTIGTWYLLNGIGIAYSAVSFVMVIVMTVFELFIQALQAYVFILLSCSYIQGALAEHH
- the ccrA gene encoding crotonyl-CoA carboxylase/reductase, yielding MSLLSEAVVAGAPPEELERLPLPDEYTAAYLRAEDAEMFRGVADKDVRKSLRVGPVAMPEPAPDEVLVAVMASAVNYNTVWSAIFEPIPTFRFLRQFAAQGGWAARHDLPYHQVGSDGAGVVVRTGSAVRHWKTGDHVVVSCVQADDQEAATQADGMLGAEQRIWGFETNFGGLAHYALVRASQLIPKPAHLSWEEAACNPLCAGTAYRMLVGDRGARLKQGDVVLIWGAAGGLGAYAVQLVKNGGGIPVGVVSSPAKAEAARRLGCEVVIDRQEIGLDDRTGDDPRAVIETGKRLGRLIRERVGEDPHIVFEHVGRATFGVSVFVVRRGGTVVTCGSSTGYHHTYDNRYLWMKLKRIIGSHAANLQEQWELNRLLSLGHIVPTLSAVYPLAEIGEAARSVQENRHIGKVGVLCLATAPGQGVTDPALRARVGESRLNVLRELPDPRP
- a CDS encoding 3-hydroxybutyryl-CoA dehydrogenase, whose amino-acid sequence is MSTTTAGSPMAHPLRTTADAGPAGERPRPEDTDDAAAAARAILRVGVVGCGVMGAGLAEVCARAGRDVRVAGSGPEGLARGRARLERSLAAAVRKERITAADRDAALARVTFTTDLGDLRDRQLLLEATPEHEPTKLRVFAALDEIVEDPGAILATNTSALSIMRIAGATGRPGQVLGLHFFNPAPVLPLVEVIGSLLTAERTRRVAGEFVTSVLGKQAVHAADRSGFVVNALLIPYLLSAIRMYESGFAAAEDIDKAMTLGCSHPMGPLALSDLIGLDTVAAIADALYKEFAEPTHAVPPLLSRMVDAGLLGRKTGRGFFRY